From Amycolatopsis sp. cg9, one genomic window encodes:
- a CDS encoding efflux RND transporter permease subunit produces MSVLARLSLRNRSLIGLLALVVVGFGAFALPQIKQQLFPSLQFPQAQIVTAYAGASPDAVDRQVTEPLEGALQGLKGLEEVNSTSSDGVSRVVAQFEFGTDIDGAVQQIQQVVNQVRPRLPQNSEPAVSAGSTDDLPVVLVAAGTAGDPQALAPALTDQVAPELRKIDGVRTVTVTGVQQPRVTITLDYAKLAAAGVDPTSIATTLQTAGAAIPAGTLTEGGKTLSVQVGGGQTTVDTIRNLYLTPSAASSSRPGAPARGPVKLGDVADVQAGFAPPTSITRTNGKPSLGLSITMVDNGNAVAISDAVRDKLPELAKKTGAEMNVVFDQGTPVKDAISGLTTEGLLGLAFAVLVILLFLLSVRSTLVTAVSIPLSVVVALLALWTGDLSLNLLTLGALTIAIGRVVDDSIVVLENIKRHLAYGEEKQRAVLDGVREVAGAVTSSTLTTVAVFLPIAFVGGFVGELFSPFAITVTVALLASLLVSLTVVPVLAYWFLKQPAVPADAIEAERAREAAVEKERRGLLQRAYLPVIRFATKRRLTVVLLALLIFAGTVGLATRLNTNFLDQSGGTTLNMTQKLPAGTSVEAKEKAATAVEQALAAESAVQTYQVSVGGGGAFGFGGGTNTSISVTVAKDTDLDALSDRLRSKLTSRPELGEIKIGADASGFNSDQISVTVTAPSEAALKPASDQVVQALGGVSGLTEVTSDLAVGSPRVQVEVDDAAAAARGLSASTIGQVANQAIAGRTVTQLPVDGQRTDVVLRAGTAPVTVDQVKALPIPGPAGVVRLDEVAKVSTVDGPAAVHRTGGDLSTTVTAKNTGDNLSKTTADIKSELDGLTFTGGASYSLGGVSQDQQEAFSNLFLALLAAIAIVFLIMVATFRSLIQPLILLVSIPFAATGAIGLLLATGTALGLPALIGMLMLVGIVVTNAIVLIDLINQYRAEGMSVADAVTEGGRRRLRPILMTAAATIFALVPMALGITGQGGFIGQPLAIVVIGGLVSSTLLTLVLVPTLYTMVETRKERRRARREARRTPAKVPESESLDPAPTA; encoded by the coding sequence ATGTCCGTGCTGGCCAGATTGAGCCTGCGCAACCGAAGCCTGATCGGCCTGCTCGCGCTCGTCGTCGTCGGGTTCGGGGCGTTCGCGCTGCCGCAGATCAAGCAGCAGCTGTTCCCGTCCCTGCAGTTCCCGCAGGCCCAGATCGTCACCGCGTACGCGGGCGCTTCGCCGGACGCGGTCGACCGGCAGGTCACCGAGCCCCTCGAAGGTGCGCTGCAGGGGCTGAAGGGGCTCGAGGAGGTCAACTCCACGTCCTCGGACGGCGTTTCGCGCGTGGTCGCGCAGTTCGAGTTCGGCACGGACATCGACGGCGCCGTCCAGCAGATCCAGCAGGTGGTGAACCAGGTCCGGCCGCGGCTGCCGCAGAACTCCGAGCCCGCCGTGTCCGCGGGCAGCACCGACGACCTGCCGGTGGTGCTGGTCGCCGCGGGCACGGCCGGGGACCCGCAGGCGCTCGCGCCCGCGCTGACCGACCAGGTCGCCCCGGAACTGCGGAAGATCGACGGCGTCCGCACGGTGACCGTCACGGGTGTGCAGCAGCCGCGCGTCACGATCACCCTCGACTACGCGAAGCTGGCCGCCGCGGGCGTCGACCCGACGTCGATCGCCACCACCCTGCAGACGGCGGGGGCCGCGATCCCGGCGGGCACGCTGACCGAAGGCGGCAAGACGCTCAGCGTCCAGGTCGGCGGCGGGCAGACCACTGTGGACACGATCCGCAACCTCTACCTCACGCCGAGCGCGGCTTCGTCGTCGCGGCCGGGCGCGCCGGCGCGCGGGCCGGTGAAGCTGGGTGACGTCGCCGACGTCCAGGCCGGCTTCGCGCCGCCGACGTCGATCACGCGCACCAACGGCAAGCCGAGCCTCGGCCTCTCGATCACCATGGTGGACAACGGGAACGCCGTCGCGATCTCCGACGCCGTGCGCGACAAGCTGCCGGAGCTGGCGAAGAAGACCGGCGCCGAGATGAACGTCGTGTTCGACCAGGGCACCCCGGTGAAGGACGCGATCAGCGGCCTGACCACCGAAGGCCTGCTGGGCCTGGCGTTCGCCGTCCTCGTCATCCTGCTGTTCCTGCTGTCGGTGCGCTCGACGCTGGTGACCGCGGTGTCCATCCCGCTGTCGGTGGTGGTCGCGCTGCTGGCGCTGTGGACCGGCGACCTGTCGCTCAACCTGCTCACCCTCGGCGCGCTGACCATCGCGATCGGCCGGGTGGTCGACGACTCGATCGTCGTGCTGGAGAACATCAAGCGACACCTGGCTTACGGCGAGGAAAAGCAGCGCGCGGTGCTCGACGGCGTCCGCGAGGTGGCCGGCGCGGTGACGTCGTCCACGCTGACGACCGTCGCGGTGTTCCTGCCGATCGCGTTCGTCGGCGGGTTCGTCGGGGAGCTGTTCTCGCCGTTCGCGATCACGGTGACGGTGGCGCTGCTGGCCTCGCTGCTCGTGTCGCTGACCGTGGTTCCGGTGCTGGCGTACTGGTTCCTGAAGCAGCCCGCTGTCCCGGCGGACGCCATCGAAGCCGAGCGGGCGCGCGAAGCCGCCGTCGAGAAGGAGCGCCGCGGCCTGCTGCAGCGCGCGTACCTGCCGGTGATCCGGTTCGCCACCAAGCGGCGGCTGACCGTCGTGCTGCTGGCGCTGCTGATTTTCGCCGGCACCGTCGGGCTCGCGACGCGGCTCAACACCAACTTCCTCGACCAGTCCGGCGGCACCACGCTGAACATGACGCAGAAGCTGCCCGCGGGCACCAGCGTCGAGGCCAAGGAGAAGGCCGCCACCGCGGTCGAGCAGGCGCTGGCGGCGGAGTCCGCGGTGCAGACGTACCAGGTCAGCGTCGGCGGGGGCGGCGCGTTCGGCTTCGGCGGCGGGACCAACACGAGCATTTCGGTCACCGTCGCGAAGGACACCGACCTCGACGCGCTGTCGGACCGGCTGCGGTCGAAGCTGACCTCCCGGCCGGAGCTGGGCGAGATCAAGATCGGCGCGGACGCGTCCGGCTTCAACTCCGACCAGATCTCGGTGACCGTGACCGCGCCGTCGGAGGCCGCGCTCAAGCCGGCGTCCGACCAGGTCGTCCAGGCGCTGGGCGGGGTCTCCGGGCTGACCGAGGTGACCAGTGACCTGGCCGTCGGCTCGCCGCGGGTGCAGGTCGAGGTGGACGACGCCGCGGCCGCCGCGCGCGGGCTGTCGGCGAGCACCATCGGCCAGGTCGCCAACCAGGCGATCGCGGGCCGCACGGTGACGCAGCTGCCGGTCGACGGGCAGCGCACGGACGTCGTGCTGCGCGCCGGCACCGCGCCGGTCACGGTCGACCAGGTGAAGGCCCTGCCGATCCCGGGCCCGGCGGGCGTCGTCCGGCTGGACGAGGTCGCGAAGGTGTCCACTGTGGACGGACCGGCGGCGGTGCACCGCACCGGCGGCGACCTGAGCACCACGGTGACGGCCAAGAACACCGGCGACAACCTGAGCAAGACGACCGCCGACATCAAGTCCGAGCTGGACGGCCTGACGTTCACCGGCGGCGCGTCCTACTCGCTCGGCGGCGTGAGCCAGGACCAGCAGGAGGCGTTCTCGAACCTGTTCCTGGCGCTGCTGGCGGCGATCGCGATCGTGTTCCTGATCATGGTGGCGACGTTCCGCAGCCTGATCCAGCCGCTGATCCTGCTGGTGTCGATCCCGTTCGCGGCGACCGGCGCGATCGGCCTGCTGCTGGCGACCGGCACCGCGCTCGGCCTCCCGGCGCTGATCGGCATGCTGATGCTGGTGGGCATCGTGGTGACGAACGCGATCGTCCTGATCGACCTGATCAACCAGTACCGCGCCGAAGGGATGAGCGTCGCGGACGCGGTCACCGAGGGCGGCCGGCGCCGCCTGCGCCCGATCCTGATGACCGCGGCGGCGACGATCTTCGCGCTGGTCCCGATGGCGCTGGGCATCACCGGCCAGGGCGGCTTCATCGGCCAGCCCCTCGCCATCGTGGTGATCGGCGGCCTGGTCAGCTCGACGCTGCTGACCCTGGTGCTGGTCCCGACGCTGTACACGATGGTCGAGACCCGCAAGGAGCGTCGCCGCGCTCGTCGCGAGGCTCGCCGCACCCCGGCGAAGGTCCCGGAGTCGGAGTCCCTGGACCCCGCCCCGACCGCCTGA
- a CDS encoding YihY/virulence factor BrkB family protein, whose amino-acid sequence MGEVQPSAATKVARKGPWRLLTRTLGKAWEGNIFSEAAEAAFWQTLSLPPLLLGLLGSLGFVGEWFGQDVVAAVHDRIIGFCKTVFSANAVHDIIEPTVNSILTVGKGEIVSVGFLISLWAGSSAMSSFVDAITVAHDQYGVRNDVWQRIFALLLYLCGLVILVVGLPLLAIGPDLLPEFFPADWRPTVTSWVSALYFPTLGVMITLALTTLYKLALPRKLPWHRGLPGAVLAMVVFLLSSVGLRVYLNWITKTGYTYGALAAPIAFLLLMFFIGLAVVGGAYFNSAIQELWPAKATRRQRRKWRRLEMERASERLRSEEGRKLWERTTTPLKRPRAEDVSENGGAPSEEDTSSPSAPEPAPSAPQGRVSSQGTTRNPPSD is encoded by the coding sequence ATGGGTGAGGTGCAGCCGTCCGCAGCGACGAAGGTGGCCCGCAAGGGGCCGTGGCGCCTCCTCACGCGCACGCTCGGCAAGGCCTGGGAGGGCAACATCTTCTCCGAGGCCGCCGAAGCGGCCTTCTGGCAGACGCTGTCGCTGCCGCCGCTGCTGCTCGGCCTGCTCGGCAGCCTGGGCTTCGTCGGCGAGTGGTTCGGCCAGGACGTCGTGGCGGCGGTGCACGACCGGATCATCGGCTTCTGCAAGACGGTGTTCAGCGCCAACGCGGTCCACGACATCATCGAGCCGACCGTGAACAGCATCCTCACCGTCGGCAAGGGCGAGATCGTCTCGGTGGGCTTCCTGATCTCGCTCTGGGCGGGTTCGTCGGCGATGTCGTCGTTCGTGGACGCGATCACGGTCGCGCACGACCAGTACGGCGTCCGCAACGACGTCTGGCAGCGGATCTTCGCGCTCCTGCTCTACCTGTGCGGCCTGGTGATCCTGGTGGTCGGGCTGCCGCTGCTGGCGATCGGCCCCGACCTGCTGCCGGAGTTCTTCCCGGCGGACTGGCGCCCGACCGTGACGTCGTGGGTGAGCGCGCTGTACTTCCCGACCCTCGGGGTGATGATCACCCTGGCGCTGACCACGCTGTACAAGCTCGCCCTGCCGCGGAAGCTGCCGTGGCACCGCGGGCTGCCCGGCGCGGTGCTCGCCATGGTCGTGTTCCTGCTTTCGTCGGTCGGCCTGCGCGTCTACCTGAACTGGATCACCAAGACCGGCTACACCTACGGCGCGCTGGCCGCGCCGATCGCGTTCCTGCTGCTGATGTTCTTCATCGGGCTGGCCGTGGTCGGCGGGGCGTACTTCAACAGCGCGATCCAGGAGCTGTGGCCGGCGAAGGCGACCCGGCGGCAGCGGCGCAAGTGGCGGCGGCTGGAGATGGAACGCGCCTCCGAGCGGCTGCGCTCGGAAGAGGGCCGCAAGCTGTGGGAGCGCACGACCACGCCGCTGAAGCGCCCGCGCGCCGAAGACGTCTCCGAAAACGGCGGCGCACCGTCCGAAGAGGACACGTCGTCACCGAGCGCACCGGAACCGGCACCCAGCGCTCCTCAGGGTCGCGTGTCCTCCCAAGGGACGACCCGGAATCCACCCTCAGACTGA
- a CDS encoding DEAD/DEAH box helicase produces the protein MTETQLGAPPAEKDSTARPLRAWQRRALTKYLTRKPKDFLAVATPGAGKTVFGLRIAAELLSDRTIEAVTIVTPTEHLKHQWAASAAAAGIQIDSNFRNTTGVTSSDYNGVALTYAQVAAHPTLHRVRTENRKTLVILDEIHHGGDAKSWGDAIREAFTPAVRRLSLTGTPFRSDDSAIPFVTYEPDAGGFQRSKADHSYGYADALADGVVRPVVFLAYSGEASWRTSAGEEFTARLGEPLTAEQNARAWRTALDPAGEWIPAVLQAADTRLSQVRQGVPDAGGLVIATDQETARAYAKILERISGEPPTLVLSDDPKASGRIKEFSETTERWIIAVRMVSEGVDVPRLAVGVYATSASTPLFFAQAIGRYVRARKKGETASVFLPSVPVLLELASELEAQRDHVLGKPHREQEGWEDELLAQANRTEDEPGEEEKAFTSLGASAELDQVIYDGNSFGTAVFSGSDEEQEYLGLPGLLEPDQVRALLRKRQEEQIADEKRRKPAKEEAPPPAARPQSVSERLGALRKELNALVGMYHHRTKKPHGAIHNELRRVCGGPVTAMATVEQLEERIVTLRSW, from the coding sequence ATGACGGAGACGCAGCTCGGGGCGCCTCCCGCGGAGAAGGACTCGACCGCGCGCCCGCTGCGGGCGTGGCAGCGGCGGGCGCTCACCAAGTACCTGACGCGCAAGCCGAAGGACTTCCTCGCGGTGGCGACGCCCGGCGCCGGCAAGACCGTGTTCGGCCTGCGGATCGCGGCCGAACTGCTGAGCGACCGCACGATCGAAGCCGTCACCATCGTGACGCCGACCGAGCACCTCAAGCACCAGTGGGCCGCGTCGGCGGCCGCGGCGGGCATCCAGATCGACTCGAACTTCCGCAACACCACCGGTGTCACGTCGTCGGACTACAACGGCGTCGCGCTGACGTACGCGCAGGTCGCGGCCCACCCGACGCTGCACCGCGTGCGCACGGAGAACCGCAAGACGCTGGTCATCCTCGACGAGATCCACCACGGCGGCGACGCGAAGTCCTGGGGCGACGCGATCCGCGAGGCCTTCACCCCGGCGGTGCGGCGCCTGTCGCTGACCGGGACGCCGTTCCGGTCCGACGACTCGGCCATCCCGTTCGTCACCTACGAGCCGGACGCGGGCGGGTTCCAGCGCAGCAAGGCCGACCACTCGTACGGCTACGCGGACGCGCTGGCCGACGGCGTGGTCCGGCCGGTCGTCTTCCTGGCCTACTCGGGCGAGGCCTCCTGGCGCACGAGCGCGGGGGAGGAGTTCACCGCGCGCCTCGGCGAGCCGCTGACCGCGGAGCAGAACGCCCGGGCGTGGCGCACGGCGCTCGACCCGGCCGGCGAGTGGATCCCGGCGGTGCTGCAGGCCGCCGACACCCGGCTGTCGCAGGTCCGCCAGGGCGTGCCGGACGCGGGCGGCCTGGTGATCGCCACCGACCAGGAGACGGCGCGGGCGTACGCGAAGATCCTCGAGCGCATCTCCGGCGAGCCGCCGACGCTGGTGCTCTCGGACGACCCGAAGGCGTCGGGCCGGATCAAGGAGTTCTCGGAGACCACCGAGCGGTGGATCATCGCGGTCCGGATGGTCTCCGAAGGCGTCGACGTCCCGCGGCTCGCCGTGGGCGTGTACGCCACGAGCGCGTCGACCCCGCTGTTCTTCGCCCAGGCGATCGGCCGGTACGTGCGCGCCCGGAAGAAGGGCGAGACGGCGAGCGTGTTCCTGCCGTCGGTGCCGGTGCTGCTGGAGCTGGCCAGCGAGCTGGAGGCGCAGCGCGACCACGTGCTGGGCAAGCCGCACCGCGAGCAGGAGGGCTGGGAGGACGAGCTCCTCGCCCAGGCCAACCGCACCGAGGACGAGCCGGGCGAGGAGGAGAAGGCGTTCACCTCGCTGGGCGCCTCGGCCGAGCTCGACCAGGTCATCTACGACGGCAACTCGTTCGGCACGGCGGTGTTCTCCGGCTCGGACGAGGAGCAGGAGTACCTGGGCCTGCCGGGGCTGCTGGAGCCCGACCAGGTCCGCGCCCTGCTGCGGAAGCGGCAGGAAGAGCAGATCGCCGACGAGAAGCGGCGCAAGCCGGCCAAGGAGGAGGCGCCTCCGCCCGCGGCGCGCCCCCAGTCGGTGAGCGAGCGGCTCGGCGCATTGCGCAAGGAGCTGAACGCGCTGGTGGGGATGTACCACCACCGGACCAAGAAGCCGCACGGCGCGATCCACAACGAGCTGCGCCGGGTGTGCGGCGGCCCGGTGACCGCGATGGCGACCGTCGAACAGCTCGAGGAGCGGATCGTCACGCTGCGGTCCTGGTGA
- a CDS encoding sugar ABC transporter substrate-binding protein, which translates to MRSRTLTLLAATVSAGLVLSACGANSSDSGGSGSSSNSASAPAAGGGANGKVGVILPETATSARWEAFDKPMLQAALSAQGFEADIQNAQGDSQKFSTLADGFISSGVKVLIIAPSDPAVGAAVEAKAKGAGIPVIDYDRPSLGGSADYYVSFDNEKVGQLQGQGLADKLKDKPGAQVIQIEGAPTDNNATLFTNGQDSVLKPLFTSGALKLVQKQPINDWDNQVGGTTFEQILQNNGGKVDGVVAANDGLAGAVITILKKNGLNGKVPVTGQDATADGLMAIMRGDQYLTIFKPIKEEAESTAKLAAALAKGDTAGADAIATGKLHDPKNNRDIKSVLLTPTLILEKDIKTVVTQGYVKASEICGGDLAAKCSSLGIS; encoded by the coding sequence ATGCGCAGCAGAACCCTTACCCTCCTCGCCGCCACGGTGAGCGCCGGCCTGGTGCTCTCCGCTTGCGGTGCCAACAGTTCGGACAGCGGGGGCTCGGGGAGCAGCTCCAACTCCGCGTCCGCCCCGGCCGCCGGTGGCGGTGCCAACGGCAAGGTCGGCGTCATCCTGCCGGAGACCGCCACCTCGGCCCGCTGGGAAGCCTTCGACAAGCCGATGCTGCAGGCCGCGCTGTCGGCACAGGGCTTCGAGGCCGACATCCAGAACGCCCAGGGCGACAGCCAGAAGTTCTCGACCCTGGCCGACGGCTTCATCAGCTCCGGCGTCAAGGTCCTGATCATCGCCCCGTCCGACCCGGCCGTCGGTGCCGCCGTCGAGGCGAAGGCCAAGGGCGCGGGCATCCCGGTCATCGACTACGACCGGCCGAGCCTCGGCGGGTCCGCCGACTACTACGTCTCGTTCGACAACGAGAAGGTCGGCCAGCTGCAGGGCCAGGGCCTCGCGGACAAGCTGAAGGACAAGCCGGGCGCGCAGGTCATCCAGATCGAGGGTGCCCCGACCGACAACAACGCGACGCTGTTCACCAACGGCCAGGACTCCGTCCTCAAGCCGCTGTTCACCTCGGGCGCGCTGAAGCTGGTCCAGAAGCAGCCGATCAACGACTGGGACAACCAGGTCGGCGGCACCACGTTCGAGCAGATCCTGCAGAACAACGGCGGCAAGGTCGACGGCGTCGTCGCCGCGAACGACGGCCTGGCCGGCGCGGTCATCACCATCCTCAAGAAGAACGGCCTCAACGGGAAGGTCCCGGTCACCGGCCAGGACGCGACCGCCGACGGTCTGATGGCGATCATGCGCGGCGACCAGTACCTGACGATCTTCAAGCCGATCAAGGAAGAGGCGGAGTCGACCGCCAAGCTGGCCGCCGCCCTGGCCAAGGGTGACACCGCCGGTGCGGACGCGATCGCGACGGGCAAGCTCCACGACCCGAAGAACAACCGCGACATCAAGTCCGTCCTGCTCACGCCGACGCTGATCCTGGAGAAGGACATCAAGACCGTCGTGACCCAGGGCTACGTGAAGGCGAGCGAGATCTGCGGTGGCGACCTCGCCGCCAAGTGCAGCTCGCTCGGCATCTCCTGA
- a CDS encoding ATP-binding cassette domain-containing protein yields MSEPILEIKGLNKSFGPVHVLHDVDFDVRAGEVTALVGDNGAGKSTLVKCIAGIHPYDSGAVRFNGEDTHIRGPRDAADLGIEVVYQDLALADNLDIVQNMFLGRERGSSWKLDEASMEKAARETLASLSVRTVKSVRTPVSSLSGGQRQTVAIAKSVLWNSKVVVLDEPTAALGVAQTRQVLDLVRRLAEQGLGVVLISHNMADVFEVADRIAVLYLGRLVAEVHTKDVTHGQVVELITAGRSGDLGLARPEAVVL; encoded by the coding sequence ATGAGTGAGCCCATTCTCGAGATCAAGGGCCTGAACAAGAGCTTCGGCCCCGTCCACGTCCTCCACGACGTGGACTTCGACGTGCGTGCGGGCGAAGTGACCGCACTGGTCGGCGACAACGGCGCCGGCAAGTCGACGCTCGTCAAGTGCATCGCCGGCATCCACCCGTACGACTCGGGGGCCGTGCGGTTCAACGGCGAAGACACCCACATCCGCGGCCCGCGCGACGCGGCGGACCTCGGCATCGAGGTCGTCTACCAGGACCTCGCGCTCGCCGACAACCTCGACATCGTCCAGAACATGTTCCTCGGGCGCGAGCGCGGCAGCTCGTGGAAGCTCGACGAAGCCAGCATGGAGAAGGCCGCCCGCGAGACGCTGGCCTCCCTGTCGGTCCGGACGGTGAAGTCCGTCCGCACGCCGGTCTCCTCGCTGTCCGGTGGTCAGCGCCAGACCGTCGCCATCGCGAAGTCGGTGCTGTGGAACAGCAAGGTGGTCGTGCTCGACGAGCCGACCGCCGCGCTCGGCGTCGCGCAGACCCGGCAGGTGCTCGACCTGGTCCGCCGGCTGGCCGAGCAGGGCCTGGGCGTCGTGCTGATCAGCCACAACATGGCCGACGTGTTCGAGGTCGCCGACCGCATCGCCGTGCTGTACCTGGGCCGGCTCGTCGCCGAGGTGCACACCAAGGACGTCACCCACGGCCAGGTCGTGGAACTGATCACCGCCGGTCGCTCCGGTGACCTCGGCCTGGCCCGGCCCGAAGCCGTGGTCCTGTGA
- a CDS encoding sugar ABC transporter permease, with amino-acid sequence MTETPAKHEVGTPAEALAQTQNPTAAISDFGIDTTSMSAGEAVRDYFARIRAGELGALPSLFGLLVLVVLFSALSDNFFTLANIANVFPQGAGVIIIAMGIVFVLLLGEIDLAAGVASGTAASVMALHYVHAGNLLGSMGSGVFITFIAVLAVAMLLSAYQRIWAGAALSLVGLLIVAIGVPANAWLEILLAICVGTAIGCITGFLVSKIGMPSFVVTLALFIVWQGVLLQFIGEGGTIGITNSDVLYKIANGNLNIVGSWIFFLLAAGGFAVITLLSHFKRLQRGLVVQPTPLVLIKVAALVVLSALGTWLLTINRSPNKAVVTIQGVPYVIPIMLVLLVAGTYVLNRTKYGRYVYAVGGNKEAARRAGIDVPKIRASVFVIGSAIAAIGGIVAASKVGSVSPQSGGLNTLLFAVGSAVIGGTSLFGGKGRISDAVVGGLVIAVVINGLGLLKQPAAVVNIITGLVLLLAATVDALSRRRAAASTR; translated from the coding sequence ATGACTGAGACCCCTGCCAAGCACGAGGTCGGCACCCCCGCCGAAGCGCTCGCGCAGACCCAGAACCCCACCGCGGCGATCTCCGACTTCGGCATCGACACGACATCGATGTCAGCCGGCGAAGCGGTCCGCGACTACTTCGCCCGCATCCGGGCCGGCGAGCTCGGCGCGCTGCCGTCGCTGTTCGGCCTCCTCGTGCTGGTGGTCCTGTTCAGCGCGCTGTCGGACAACTTCTTCACCCTGGCGAACATCGCCAACGTCTTCCCGCAGGGCGCGGGCGTGATCATCATCGCGATGGGCATCGTCTTCGTGCTGCTGCTCGGCGAAATCGACCTCGCCGCCGGTGTCGCGTCCGGTACCGCCGCGTCGGTGATGGCACTGCACTACGTGCACGCGGGGAACCTGCTGGGCTCCATGGGGTCCGGCGTGTTCATCACGTTCATCGCGGTGCTCGCCGTGGCCATGCTGCTGTCGGCCTACCAGCGGATCTGGGCCGGTGCCGCGCTGTCGCTGGTCGGCCTGCTGATCGTCGCGATCGGCGTCCCCGCCAACGCCTGGCTGGAGATCCTGCTGGCCATCTGCGTCGGCACCGCGATCGGCTGCATCACCGGCTTCCTCGTGTCGAAGATCGGCATGCCGTCCTTCGTCGTGACGCTGGCGCTGTTCATCGTGTGGCAGGGCGTCCTGCTGCAGTTCATCGGTGAGGGCGGCACGATCGGCATCACCAACTCCGACGTGCTCTACAAGATCGCCAACGGCAACCTGAACATCGTCGGCAGCTGGATCTTCTTCCTGCTCGCCGCCGGCGGGTTCGCGGTGATCACGCTGCTCAGCCACTTCAAGCGGCTCCAGCGCGGCCTGGTCGTGCAGCCGACGCCACTGGTGCTGATCAAGGTCGCCGCGCTCGTCGTGCTGTCGGCGCTGGGCACCTGGCTGCTGACGATCAACCGCTCGCCCAACAAGGCGGTCGTCACGATCCAGGGCGTCCCGTACGTCATCCCGATCATGCTGGTGCTGCTGGTGGCCGGGACCTACGTGCTCAACCGGACCAAGTACGGCCGGTACGTCTACGCGGTCGGCGGCAACAAGGAAGCCGCCCGCCGCGCCGGTATCGACGTGCCGAAGATCCGCGCGAGCGTGTTCGTCATCGGCTCGGCGATCGCGGCCATCGGCGGCATCGTCGCCGCGTCGAAGGTCGGTTCGGTCAGCCCGCAGTCCGGTGGCCTCAACACGCTGCTGTTCGCGGTCGGCTCGGCCGTCATCGGCGGCACGTCGCTGTTCGGCGGCAAGGGCCGGATCTCCGACGCGGTCGTCGGCGGGCTCGTGATCGCCGTGGTCATCAACGGCCTGGGCCTGCTCAAGCAGCCCGCCGCGGTGGTCAACATCATCACCGGTCTGGTCCTGTTGCTCGCCGCCACGGTCGACGCGCTGTCCCGGCGCCGCGCGGCTGCGTCGACGCGCTGA
- a CDS encoding ROK family protein yields the protein MIKPVTSTPVARPDEVRRHNRTTLLRLLHVGGPSTRATLAAELGLNRSTIKTLVDGLAEAGVVEEKVPRPGRGAGRPSLLVLPQPHAAVVLAVDLQVEHVAIALVGLGGQILGRNSWNLRGRMGQPDEVITHVIESTTILAGDLDVTPVAAGVSVPGVVRRADGHVHEAPNLRWTDVALGERLGSVLQIPILVGNDAEFGAVAEHLRGAARGASDVVYISADVGVGGGVIAEGSALRGGAGYVGEIGHMVIRPDGRPCYCGSSGCWETEVGEAALCRALGLPEDTPRGAILFELRELGRDSEAALTRLAEFAEWLTLGLINVVNLLGPQLVILGDLLTVLPEAVLRHVGAEVRRRSLVSRAVGGTRIVSSALGADVKLLGAAEVAFEVVLDSV from the coding sequence ATGATAAAGCCCGTGACCAGCACACCCGTTGCACGACCGGACGAGGTGCGCCGGCACAACCGCACGACCCTGCTCCGCCTGCTGCACGTCGGCGGGCCGAGCACCCGGGCGACCCTGGCCGCCGAGCTGGGGCTCAACCGGAGCACGATCAAGACCCTCGTCGACGGGCTCGCCGAAGCCGGCGTCGTCGAGGAGAAGGTGCCGAGGCCGGGACGAGGGGCGGGCCGCCCCTCGCTCCTGGTCCTGCCCCAGCCGCACGCGGCGGTCGTGCTCGCGGTCGACCTGCAGGTCGAGCACGTCGCGATCGCCCTGGTCGGGCTGGGCGGCCAGATCCTGGGCCGCAACAGCTGGAACCTGCGCGGCCGGATGGGCCAGCCCGACGAGGTCATCACGCATGTCATCGAGTCGACGACCATCCTGGCCGGCGACCTCGACGTGACCCCGGTGGCGGCCGGGGTGTCGGTGCCGGGCGTCGTCCGGCGGGCGGACGGGCACGTGCACGAGGCCCCGAACCTGCGCTGGACCGACGTCGCGCTCGGCGAGCGGCTCGGCAGCGTGCTGCAGATCCCGATCCTGGTCGGCAACGACGCCGAGTTCGGCGCGGTCGCCGAGCACCTGCGCGGCGCGGCCCGCGGGGCGTCCGACGTGGTCTACATCTCGGCGGACGTCGGCGTCGGCGGCGGCGTCATCGCGGAGGGGTCGGCGCTGCGCGGCGGCGCGGGCTACGTCGGCGAAATCGGGCACATGGTGATCCGCCCGGACGGCCGGCCCTGCTACTGCGGCAGCAGCGGCTGCTGGGAGACCGAGGTCGGCGAAGCGGCGCTGTGCCGGGCCCTCGGGCTGCCGGAGGACACCCCGCGCGGCGCGATCCTGTTCGAGCTGCGCGAGCTGGGCCGGGATTCGGAGGCGGCGCTGACGCGGCTCGCGGAGTTCGCCGAGTGGCTGACGCTGGGGCTGATCAACGTCGTCAACCTGCTCGGCCCGCAGCTGGTGATCCTCGGCGACCTGCTGACGGTGCTGCCGGAGGCGGTGCTGCGGCACGTCGGGGCCGAGGTGCGGCGGCGCAGCCTGGTCAGCCGGGCGGTCGGCGGCACCCGGATCGTCAGCTCGGCGCTGGGTGCCGACGTCAAGCTGCTGGGGGCCGCGGAAGTGGCGTTCGAAGTGGTGCTGGATTCTGTCTGA